One window of Papaver somniferum cultivar HN1 chromosome 9, ASM357369v1, whole genome shotgun sequence genomic DNA carries:
- the LOC113311011 gene encoding uncharacterized protein LOC113311011 produces the protein MEPKKLRREENPVRLCSTYANPRRSETSKSNYRRRDSRDEGVRHRSHPLDLGKFPSWDFPVTVGGKKIRYVDIHSPDDKHVIGLPLGLDVPKVIADNYKGLLRMVSGMRNIITDTIQETARYKNVAALRSGEVNYYRREYSKLLSAVGGGKLEDVLSSGPKTVSAATLLAQESYTKENENDRPLDIGKASQGKGVVDIRNLSSSPEVETTLIDSLESGEITDEPMEVTSKTSSSDCLTPDSTALTVDTMEGFELLVNCKLPVEYANLYKQIHEKYGHMATKKVVKFNDDILLTCVTSLLKIISSMETVRGVELSEALLETWDGHIKDAEALQFNVKWLRERFNLLENHWKSSFVIDKDVESHVQVLDAMQVNYVGLWTRKDKLDVEFSDVRIQIKKAEAMISSEREAIHDNLARKFIFYDELVLGKFLS, from the exons GGTGTCCGGCATAGGTCTCATCCTTTAGACTTGGGCAAATTTCCTTCCTGGGATTTCCCTGTTACTGTTGGCGGCAAAAAAATTCGTTATGTTGATATCCATAGTCCGGATGATAAGCACGTTATTGGTCTACCCCTTGGATTGGATGTTCCTAAA GTGATTGCTGACAACTACAAAGGCTTGTTGCGTATGGTGAGTGGCATGAGAAATATCATTACTGACACAATTCAAGAAACAGCCCGATACAAGAACGTTGCTGCTCTCCGTTCGGGCGAAGTGAACTACTACCGTCGAGAATATAGCAAATTGTTGTCTGCGGTGGGTGGTGGTAAACTTGAAGATGTGCTTTCATCAGGACCCAAGACTGTGTCTGCCGCTACCCTACTGGCCCAGGAATCCTAtacaaaagagaatgagaacgACAGACCCCTAGATATTGGGAAGGCCTCACAAGGCAAGGGTGTTGTGGACATAAGAAATCTGTCATCATCTCCTGAAGTGGAAACTACGTTAATTGACTCACTTGAATCGGGTGAAATTACTGATGAACCTATGGAGGTTACAAGTAAGACGTCCTCGTCTGACTGCCTGACTCCTGACTCCACTGCGTTAACTGTTGATACGATGGAAGGGTTTGAATTATTGGTCAACTGCAAGCTCCCAGTAGAGTATGCAAATTTGTATAAGCAGATACATGAAAAGTATGGGCATATGGCGACTAAAAAAGTCGTCAAGTTCAATGATGATATCTTACTCACATGCGTGACTAGCTTATTGAAGATCATCTCGTCGATGGAAACTGTGCGGGGTGTGGAGTTGAGTGAAGCATTGCTGGAGACATGGGATGGACATATCAAAGATGCAGAGGCCTTGCAGTTCAATGTTAAATGGCTTCGTGAAAGATTTAATCTACTTGAGAACCATTGGAAATCTTCATTCGTGATAGATAAAGATGTTGAAAGCCATGTACAAGTATTGGATGCAATGCAGGTTAATTATGTTGGCCTCTGGACAAGAAAAGACAAACTGGATGTTGAATTTTCCGACGTAAGGATTCAGATAAAGAAAGCTGAAGCGATGATTTCATCTGAACGGGAAGCTATTCATGATAATCTAGCTCGGAAATTCATTTTTTACGATGAACTTGTTCTAGGAAAATTTCTAAGTTGA